AAGCCGTGCTTCTATCAGAACTTTGAGGAGGATATCCCAGAAGATTACCGCAGAATATGCAAGAGAATGTACTACCTCTGGATGTGTATGTAGACTTCATCTCTATTCCTTCACCCAAAACCCAAagagatgatttttaaaaaaagtatatagGAATAAGTTATTCATGTGTTAAAACGAATGGATGTATTAaatgttctccttttttctcctgttttcttgTGAATCAATTATCAGTCCATAGCGCCACTCTGTTCCTCAACATCCTGGCTTGCCTGGCTTACTTCACCGCTGACGCTGCTAAAGGTGTGGACTTCGGTCTGTCCATCCTGTGGTTCATCCTCTTCACCCCTGTGTCTTTCGTCTGCTGGTACAGGCCGGTTTACAAAGCCTTCAGGTAAAGATTTATGGTCACAACTGGATCCCAGTGATGTTGAAAGAGAAGTAGAcgtgtaataaaaaaaaacctttgtgaatgctttatgaatatttttcaagtaTGAACATGTATGTGTAGCATTTTAGTAGCTTGACTTCACTTCTTTAATGCTAACCAATTAAACTTGTAAgtattaaataaagaaattgtaTCTTTGCAGACATGCAGTTAGAGGACAAAAATTGCATAGCTGTGCTTGTGTGCTATTGCAATAATATTCCCACTCACAAGTTGTTCTCTTGCTTTTAGAGGTTAAGTGTTTATTATCAAATTCATTGCTGTTATAGTTGTAATGCAattcttcagcaggaacaaaTCTAACAAATTTATTAAACCCTACACTGTGCAAGATGAGTCTGACCACTATGTAGATTTATGATGTAGAGTTTGCACATGGCGAAATATGGAAGTGCTCTAGAATTTTTGAATTTGCAAAGAGTGTGGAGTTTAGCTGTAGACACagcaaaaactattttctgcCATAAGTTATCACAcgcatcatttttaaaaattattattatgacatGAGAATGGGtcatttcaaaaaagaaaagtgcgCCCAGCTTTATTATGAAGGTTAAGGATGCATGTATCACAAACTTCAACAGTGTGCGTAAAAAAACTTGGATGATGTTTAAATTAGAAAGATGCATTCTTTACTCATAACATCTCCCTGCAGTTGAACTTCTGTCACAATCTccattgaaaaatgtattccttccaacattgttttttaagctGAGTACAATATTGACCTTCTGAGACAAAATCTTTCATTGTgaaaaaatctcagatttttttcttttctttgctggAATCTAGTTGCTGACTTTTGTCCTCTGTTGCCGTGCTGTGACTGCTTGTACTGCTCTTTCCTGTCCCTTTTCTTCCTGTCCCTCTTTCAGTATCCAATTACAGTAATAAATTCAACATCTGAATGTGTCTTGGTGATTCTGATGGAGCACCAAGTTATTCTTGCATTACTGTGTGACTGTTGCTATGCACTTATGGTGAAACACTgtatctggaaaaaaacaaccttcaaaGTATCAGTGGATATAGTAGTGGATATTGCAGATCAATACATGttatgaaatattcagatttgATGCATCTTTCAGGTTGCTAAGGGTTATTGGGTGTAATTGTATATAATGGAAACTATAAACCATTATGTACTTTAATATGACTCCAAAGGACTGATGCTTAACCCACCATGTTTAGAGTTGAAGAGTTGTTACAATGAGTGCTGAGATTCTTCTAGCAACAACTGGTTCCTAAGCactttttctgccttttgtgtGTTTCCGTAACATGAAAGTTGAACTTTTAAATGTTACACTACACGTacaatgtctgtttttctttttcatccatAGGTCTGACAGCTCcttcagcttctttttcttcttttttgttttcttcttccaaGTGGCAGTGTACATTATCCAATCAGTGGGCATTCCCTCATGGGGAAACAGGTGAGTTTAGTACTGGTAGATTGTCATTGATTTCATTTGTCCTTCAGTATGTATGAGCATGATAATGTGCGTAGGTTTGTAAATGTGCATGCACAACTCCCAGCTAAATGTTTTGGTGGttatttctttcctgttttctaCTCTCTTGCATATCTTTGACAGATTCCTGTTGACCTATCTTGTGTGGGGTGCTTTTTTTTGTAAGTGCGCAGAGCCTTCCTTCTTGGGTTTATtttcagcatcatgttgtgtaTTAAACCTTGAAAGCCTTTTTCATCTTCTGTTCTTTCGAGTTTCATATTTTCCAAGTATCAGTGGGGATAGCTTGGATGCTAGCAAACCCAGCAATTTGTAGgagcgtttttttttaaacatgtgtaGCATTGACTGAAGAGGAAAAATTCAAACACGTGGTCATGTTTCTTTGTcgttggttttttacagtggATGGATCTCATCAATTAGCATGATTCGTACGAACTTGGCAGTTGCCGTGGTTATGATGGTAGTGGCTGGTTTTTTCACCGTCAACGCTGTGTTGGGTGTCATCCTGCTGAAAATGGTAGGTGCAAGCATTACCCATTTTTTACACTGcagctgtttttatatttcatacaGTTGTGCTTAGACCTCTACAAAACAAAGTAGATGTAGTCTTCAATTTTAATGGTAGGCTAATTTTATTGAAGAAATTCTACCAACCAAATAAGTAGATTTTTCAGGTCACCGAGTGAAATAAATTTGATCGTTTTACGACCCAAACAAAAGTCTACCTCCTGCATCTTGGTTATACACCATTATTCAGGTGGCTACAGATAATACTTACCACAGGTGTCAATATGGAGATGAGTTAAAACGCAGTTGGGACTAAAGGGACcaaagaaaacattggtaaCGCATTAAGAATGGGCATATAAGTGCATCTAAAGTTTGAACATCTAAATTAGGGATTCAGTACGGTTTTGGGAGAAAGTGGTCTGGCTGAACAGGACCACAGTAAGAGTCTTTTGGTATCTGCTAAACttcactgcagtttttttttttgttttggcttttttttctttttttttgtcataagtcaaattttgttgaacataatttttaacagcaaaaaaaaggttaaaaacatCCAATGGGGTGAATACCTTTGTGTGGCAGAGTATTTCAGGTAAATGTCatgcaaattaaatgttgacttttatcaaatgtatttttctgaatAACCTATACGAGTCTTAATCTTCATGATTCTTATCCCAGGTCCACTCCAAGTACAGAAATTCAGGCGCCAGCTTCTCCAAGGCTCAGCAGGAGTTTTCCCAGGGAGTCCTGACCAACCGCACCTTCCAGAGCGCCGCTGCTAGTGCTGCCACCTCTGCTGCCACCTCTGCTGCCCAGGGGGCCTTCAGCAGTAACCAAGGGAATTAAACTGCTCCAGAAAATTACCTGGAGGACTCAGGCTAGTATTTTCTAACCAGCAAGCCGTGACTACATGTAAACAGTACGATTAGTTGTACGGAACAGACTTTGATCATTTTACAGAAATTTGCCAAAAGAACAATCAGAAACTCACAAAATGGCATTATGACGTGTATAAATTCTGCATCTCAAACACAGCTAAAACAAGAATGTTGATGCAAGCATGCCTTGAACATGGCCTGGTAGTTTTGACATTTGAGACTGCCTTTTATCAGTGTGCAATATGTTGGAATGTGCAGCCATCTGAAGctggtttaaaacaaattagCCAAACCAAAACGAGGCCTTAAGAACAAACCTGATATTAGTGTATGATTATTAATGACTTGAGCTTCACCATATAGCATCCAGAGcctatccaccttattcctagCCCTCATTAGGCTTTGCGTGATTTATGGGCGCGACTTCCGGCACAAACCGGAACCACCATTTGTTTACATGATAGCAACTCGTTAACCGGCGTTCGTCAGAGCTTTTAGGCTATAAAATATATGGGAACATCAACTATCACAGCTTAAATGTGGCAATATTGTTTTACCGCTACCTACAGCTATTGCGGGGAGGGATGGCGACTTGAAGAAAAGGCCGCAAATAACCCGCACTAGCATATTTAGCTACTTCACTGACTCGGTTGCTTTGGAGATGCTGGTTTTCTTCCATTGGCTTTTTGAACACACAATGAAATGAGCACACATAGAGCATTTTGGGTTCTCTCTTCAAGTTTAGAATTTTTAgccaaattctttttgtttgcttatcTGTCGGTAGGTGATGACAACTACCGCTTATCACAGAAACTCTGCCTTTTTGTTTCAGGAGCGCGTTCAAAACACATATGCTGCTGCAGCCACAAACTAAATGTGGTCTGATAATTAGAGTACAGCCACAAACAGCACAACAGTTACCCGAGTTCTACAAGAGCATCTTACCACACTTTCCAGTGGCAAGCTGCTCTGTATAACAGGTTAATGTGTGGTCCGGTTCTAGTCCAGTCGGGGAAGATTATCCGTATTATGGTCTGAAGCGCAGCAGCAGCTGCGGTCACTTCTCCGCTGATTTGCAGCGTCACTCAGCAAcggagaacctcgaggttctggttctgatggactaaataaacccagatattttattttatcttacaGAAATTTATTGctggcccaaacataatgataaaacCCACTTGCTGCAGccacttcatgaactttattatttttttaatttaaatgaaaaataaaattcacatcacaccaaGCTAATATTATGTAGTCCTGCTGTTTTATACTGTcggcacaaacctgcagctcagaagttctctgcttttttcttctttattactGTCAGTACATCAGAGAAACGAGCTGCTAGCTGTGCTGTTAATTCACGGTTATTCCGTTATAAAACTTAACGCTGTGTTCCTGTTGCTCCCTGTGATTAAACACATAATTACGATCTTCTGTTTTAGCAGTTCTCTGATAGCAGACAGAGTGTCCTTAAAcaagttttactaaatattgtacAACAACCGAAAAGAGAGATGCaacttctatcatgaatatagattagccaaaaaccctacaaattacaatgaaatactgcTGCTTCCGGTGGGCGCCGGAAGTAAAACCCATAATCGTTTCCccagtaagcctcccaggaataaggtggataaaGTATCATTCTGATCTGAGCGTTAGTACTTACAACAAACTAtgtaccaagtttttttttttgttgtaaattttaTGTTACTGTTTATCTGCTCTCTAAATTtggtgtggttttttttgttagtcttttcttttatatatgaGATGTACGTGAGCTGATTACTAATGAAGGTGATGGGATGAAGGTTTGTCTTTGTTCGCTTTTAATCGGCTTACTGAGTTTTGATGGAATGTGTCTAAAAGGGTAAATGAAGATGTGATTTTTGAGGGGGCTGCtaagtttttattcaatatttactTGTGAAGGAAATGTCTGTTTTCAGTCATAACGGAGCCTTCCTGTAATTACCAAGTAATGCAGTCAGGTTTGGTGCAAAATTACTGATGAATACTAGATGGTCTGAAAAACCAGAATACTTACAGGGGACATAGTAAATATTACCAAGTTACTTCATGGTTACTAGGATTTATAAGACTTGGCATGTAATTGTATATAAAACTCATGACTTCTATATTTATGGTAtcatgtttgtgtctttttaactagttccaaaaaaaaatttatatgaTTGTATGTCTGTGGAAGGATTGTATTGTAGTTTCCTTATGATCAAAATGTGTTGTacatatgtttatttaaactatttactGGATGGGCATGTGTTGGAAAATAGTTGTGTTtgaacaagcaataaacattgatttaaactaaagaatttatttcttttacctGCCAACGCCTTAAGTAATGAGTGAAAGGGATATCGAGTCAGTCATCCTGGTTTGCTTTTTTTACTCGATCTCCTTGTAGCATGACTGGTTAAGGAAGCTAATTTCTCTTAATGTTCCTACAAAAATGCACTGACATGTTATGATGCTTAAAACCAATATGAATTTATACCAACCTCTAAatgtaatcaatcaatcaatcaaattttatttgtatagcacatttcagcagcaaggcatttcaaagtgctttacatcataacaaacacagaatcacaatgcaatatagaatcaatcattaagtcaagttacatcaataaatttgtaattgattacatttcaaatacaattctaaacaggtgggttttcagttgagatttaaaagaagtcagtgtttcagctgttttacagttttctggaagtttgttccaaattcgtggtgcatagatgctgaaagctgcttctcctcgtttggttctggttctggggatgcagagcagaccagaaccggaagacccgagaggtctggaaggttgatacaataaaagcagatctttaatgtaagCATATAACAGGTCTCTTATTATGTAACAAGGATGATGGCAACAGCAAACAGTCCATGGTTGTGGTTTATTTGAGCCATAAGCTATATTATGGATGTAGGACATTTGAAACAGTTACAATAAACTTGTATGATTTTAACATAATGGATTTaggtgtttgcttttttttttcttgaccactacaaatattttagaagCTGTACACTTACtccagttaaaaataaaacattgagtAAGGTAATGAGGAAATGATATTGCTAGTTCCTAGGctgaagatttatttaaaaaagcagtcAAGCCTTCATTATTGCAGGTTTTGACCTCGAAGggtgatttctttcttttttctctctctctctcaagtTGCAGGGTCCCTCATTGTACTCATTAACATTCATAGACGTCATTCCGTTCACGTCCATTCGTAACTATAGCAACGGCTTCTGCTGTTGATCGTCTCAAGATGGCGGACGCGGAGAATGCTACGGTGGTGAGTGTACATCATAAATTGAGTCTTGACTTTGCAGGGTGAACATTGATGTCACTGAACCGTTTGATAGAGAGACACTCCGTGGGGCAACACGGCACCTTTACTAAAAGTACGGTCTGTAACTGCGCTTATTTTAAACGCCTGGTAGCTACCGCTAAGTCGGAGCTTACGAAGACCGCTAGCTACAACTTTCAAATTTAATCCTCTTTATCTCGTTGCAAAACTCAAACGGGAGCGCTTACAGCTGTAGCTAAAAGCAGACGAAACTAATGTCCTCGGGATGTGCGTTGTTTGCCATTTTAGCCCACTACATTACGTGCTGCAAACTACAATTAACTTATGTAATAGTTATGAGGTTTTGAAATATATGCCATTACGACTTGCTTTATTAAAGCCACCATTGCGTTCGTTTCGCAAGCATTAGAATGTATAGAAGTGGACGGTTTAAGGCAATTGGATTGCGCATGCGTGTGTTAAATTTATACTCAGCTGCTGTAAATTCTCCTTAATTAGCAGTTTTCTTCGGTGGCTCTTCTTAACGACTTGTAttctaataataattatatCTAAATGACAAAATCAGAGGCTGTCATACTGTCCGGTTGAATGCACTACATTGCCagggtgtaactttgtgttgaaACTTGgtggggaggaagaggagcaggtgATGATGCACCCAGTTACTGGAAGGCCTTTTCTTTTCTAGTGCTaagaataaagccaaaactTACATGTGAATACCATACagtcttattcaataaattaggatataCGTCCTGATCAGGCTTGTCAGAATAATAGTACCTTTCGGAAATAAGTTTTTAGGAGATATTAAACATactatgaaatataaatatgttaagaCATACGTaatctaattaatctatataatgtatttcacttggtgatggaaCTGCTGACCAAGgaacttttcagtcatattctaatttatggaaTCAGCCTGTATTTGCTGAATGCTTCCCTACAgtttagtaatattttttgtgaagaattatcactgtttccttttattgtctgattttaCCAAGTGCTAAAAACATCGACAACATGAGATTCTGcaacaatcaaaatgttattaaacatttcaaaaacagattAAGTAACTTCTGAATAAACCAAATGAATCCTTGTCAgtacaaactttgtatttttcaattatgtGATTCTGACTCCACAGCTGTCCCTCAGCTGGTTTGCAAATCCTTTGTCCTGCTGACTTGCACATAGCAGATGAGATATAATGTGTctttaatatagcaaataaTAAAGACGCAAGACCTTTTTTGGGTCTGGTTGGAGCAGTTGGTGAGTAGAGTGACCATCGATATTACTGGATTCTacaaaatgtggcttaaagctgagatgctcatgtttggatatgtaaaatatatattctctctgctaataaatctatagtttggtttctgtcacaAGAGAGAACAAAGCGAATTTCTCTTTATAATGgcccataatttaatttaataggAGCCacgatttaaaatttaacaaactttggCCCtttatgctttataaaatatttcatcctatttgatgattgcTTAACTTAAACACCTGCACGTccttattttttgtgtaaattgaattgaaatactCCGAAATGCGCAGCAAGAGTACATGTTAAGGTGATAAATGTTAAGCTAGCATAACTAACATACACAcactttctttatatatatatttttaattaaagctttttactgacctgtgaaatgtgatcCCCTTGGACCTTGTTATCTTGCTACCGTAGTGTTGGcaattaatctcaaaactttGCGTCCCCTTCTCAGATTCTTTGCTTGATTTTGTCATTTCCCTGACCACCAATATTCCTGACTCAATGTAAAGCAACGACGCCTGTGGCGCACTGCCACGGTGCGCACAGTAAAACACGTGATGTCCAATCCACTAAATCACTGAGCGGACTTGccatttacattttgcaaaggaattttaaaaagccttacCTGCCTGTTAATGCTTTGAATACAACGTGCATCTGCTGCCGAGTTACATAGATGCATGcagataaagaagaaaaaggtgCAGGAAATATTGGTCCCCTTCATGCCAGAGTTGGGGACATGTCCACACCagtccttcaggaagttacGCTTATGCTACATTGCCAACACCGACACATAAAGGTAACTGAGTGTAGCTGTAACCATGTAAACCGACTCATACAGTATGATATACACATcagtttataaatataaatgatatttctaattttttcttATCAGTTTGACAACCACAGTAGTACAAGATtaatctcttttttattttgtttttattattttagtccTGAAGTGTATTAATTTCTCCAGACTCttgcaataattttaaaaacacacttaaCTTGTGCAGTCCAACTGCAGCACTCCTTGTCTCCTTATAACTCAGTTAAATTATCTAAAATTGAGCGTTGTAAGTTCTATGcctattgtttttgtgtgtgccaAACCAACATGTTGGTAGTTATCGATCAAATGTTTCACATTCAGGCAATCCTCACAGTTTTAGTATCTGGCCCTGTTGTTTGGGAGAACACCTCTTCTCAGTCTGGACCTACAAAATGGCTGCTAACACATTATTATGCACATAGGAAGttatgaaaaacattaaaatgcaatATGACCCCCTAAAACAAATACCTttagttttcagtgtttatatTTCCTAATTATTACCTTCTTACTTGCATACTTAAGAAAGAAACTAACACAGTCAATCTTGACCCTCAGGTCAAGATAAATCTGACCTGAGGGTTATCATTAAGTAAACATTATCGCAGaagataaatataattaaaatctAACTGTTAAGATGCTATTTCTCATGTTATGCACATTATCATGAGCTTTCAGCGCTCCACAAGGGATTGGAATGGGGTTTCCAAACAAGATTTCTTATTCTCATGGTGTCGGATACATGTCTTTAGTAGTACCTGCTGAAGAAATTGTATACTGAAACACTGAATATGTGTTCCATTGGTCCTGTCCCAGTTTTTATTCACATGTTTcacctgtttttgtttcatttattacagCTGACACTTCCTACTGAAGCCAAGAAGCGCCGTGCACCTAAAGGTACAACCCAACTTGTTCTCCATTCAGTTTGCCATTAACGCTTGTTCTGTTTAAAACTGCCAAAACATGATCTGCCTGCAGAGGTCACCCTCACTCTTCGGTTTGACATACTGAGCTGCTGAGCCATCGTGTTGAGAGGAATATTCATAGTAAATTAAGgttgttttttgtcatcttaATTTTCCATATTATCTTTTTGATGTTGTCATAAGATTAATCATAtcctcttgtgtttttttcatcaaacctgtctttattattatatatgtgAATACTTATTGAGTTTCTTTGGAGTATACTCTAGTGATGGTTATTGAATCTGATAACTGCagggaggaaggatctgtgatAACTCTCCTTTGGGCACCTAGAATGTAACAGTCTGTCACCAAagtcccagtcaaagttcaaacctaaatccaataaaataaatttgtgagAAGACGTGAAAATCCCCATTCCATCCAATCTCACAGAGTCGgcaatttttataaataaaatatgagcaaaacaaaactctaGATGGGGGAAGAAGGTGGAGAGGTCcctaaaatgtaatgtttactgcttgtttcataattgctGACTGTATTATGCCTTTATGTCCAAAGTTTGGAAAACTATTTACCTCCTTTCTTCCACTTCTGagttatgcactgctttgtgttgtcACATAAAATTGGGCCTGACTTCTATGTTTCTAGCTATAATAACTGAAGCTTATTATAAAACTGACTCTATATATTGTTCCTCTTTTGATCcaagaataaaaatgtggtAAAGAAATAGATTTGTTTTGTATAGTTGATGTTGATCATAAATGAACATTATTCATGTGTTTCATCTAGTGATATAAAAAACTTTCACCAGACCTGAACGTTACATTGGGGCCAATCTGCAATTTAAGTAAGTAGGACCTATTTAAGTGACTCCATATGTAACGATTTGGGACATGATGTTCTCAAAAGTgcaaattacaaaatcaaaccACGCCCAGTAAATTCATGGAGCCGCAACACATTTGATACAGTCAAGTCTTCAGATCAGCAGATCATGTAGTTCAGGGGTGTCaagctccagtcctcaagggccgctgtcctgcagtttttagatgtgccacaggtacaaaatgctggaatgaaatggcttaattacctccttcttatGAAGATacgttctccagagccttaatgacctaattattctgttcaggtgtggtgcagcaaagtcacatctaaaagttgcagggcagtggccctccaggactggagttttgACACCTGTGATGTAGTTTGTCCAGTTGATCTAAGTACCGGTAAATATACTGTAGATCAACTGTGTAAATGTGTATTTATGAAGAGCTGTTTCACCATTTTAAGTGAAACAGCAATAATTCTAGGAAgcaataaaacaactttaaatatgGAAAGTTTTATAATATGCCGCTATGACCTAAACAGTAGAAATATAACAGACCCTCTTAATATGTACATATTATTACATACagcttattattttttggtaaTCATTACCTTAAATTGTTTGTCAAAAGTCTAAATCCTAAAAGTAATAagataaaaagcaacaaagccGATATTAATTGTGTCCATGGATACTGAAGGTTTATATATTCTATAATTACTATCATGAAATGCAATTAGAATAATTTAATGCAGGCTCAAAGTTAATTATGCTGTGCACAACAAGAGTATTATGGTCTATTATTAGGTTATCTGCAGTGCAGCCCAGCATCTTTTATCCTGGATAAAAAGCCCAGAAGGTGCAAACATGACTGTTTCCTTTGCTGCATGTTCCAGCAGCGTAAGATTAAACGACCCAACGAGATGAGGGGATTTCTGAAGTTTTCTAAGGGGAAAACTTCCCAAAAAattatcatcttttttttttttctttttttcttataatcTCCCCATGTGTCCTTTGATCTCAGCACGCCTCTTCTCTGCTCTTATCCTCCTTTAACATGTGTCTGAAACACAAGCTAGTCTAAGCTTAGCATTAGCCAGATCCAATACAACAATGCCATAATTCCTTTATGTTTGGGataaggttttttgttttttttctgcctccctCCCCTACACAGCTATATATGGGACACCACATGCTGGGCCTTTCTTGTTTCCCCCTGTAGTTGCGTGTCACAGATATTTTTGCTCTCTCTTCTCCAAATCTGCCTTGTTGTTTTTGAATTCAGATCCAAGAATCCAACAGACAAGCACACCTCTCTCATCTCTCAGAACGAACAAATCCGATTGGGTCTCCACAAACGGGACCGTTTTGACTCGTGATGAAGTGAACCCGTCCAGTTTTGACCTGGATTTCTGTGAAGCATTTAGAATCGGTTCCGGTTCTTCCTGCAAATTATGATCAGAGTTCTGCTTCAAGTCCTggcagataaaaaaacagatggatggGTAGTGGGGGATTCACACTGTATTGTTACACTCTGTTTTTTAATAACACCCCTCCCTCTCTCTACAATGTCACTGACAGACTCAAAGCTACAGcactttattttacaatatataGAATCCTATTTTTAGCCCCGGA
This genomic stretch from Xiphophorus hellerii strain 12219 chromosome 4, Xiphophorus_hellerii-4.1, whole genome shotgun sequence harbors:
- the scamp2l gene encoding secretory carrier membrane protein 2, like, whose protein sequence is MSGLDSNPFADPVDVNPFQDASVTQAIGGVYESTGEYNPFTANEMGKFTGTTIPVSKASSSQPAVLPTSVEQSPQATAAAAQANLVRQQEELERKAAELERKEQELQNRSSRVSNPGAKENNWPPLPRFFPIKPCFYQNFEEDIPEDYRRICKRMYYLWMFHSATLFLNILACLAYFTADAAKGVDFGLSILWFILFTPVSFVCWYRPVYKAFRSDSSFSFFFFFFVFFFQVAVYIIQSVGIPSWGNSGWISSISMIRTNLAVAVVMMVVAGFFTVNAVLGVILLKMVHSKYRNSGASFSKAQQEFSQGVLTNRTFQSAAASAATSAATSAAQGAFSSNQGN